The proteins below come from a single Drosophila busckii strain San Diego stock center, stock number 13000-0081.31 chromosome X, ASM1175060v1, whole genome shotgun sequence genomic window:
- the LOC108605042 gene encoding LOW QUALITY PROTEIN: homeotic protein female sterile (The sequence of the model RefSeq protein was modified relative to this genomic sequence to represent the inferred CDS: deleted 2 bases in 1 codon; substituted 1 base at 1 genomic stop codon): MSTLGGSRGERNAKPKFTALDINRMYKNSRGESSEPSAQKNQVPRKHGMQILGKVPSARRPPANLPSLKAETNSSSNSNTSSSSTSASGGNNNTNNAAAEGSTPIAAAVNSSHSGSNNNSSSSSSHNASAAAASSNNTNKYNSNSHISSGSNINSNKNSKLINNSASNSVGIGSASGASTNSPKTWSAITTGHERAAAGNRQSQAQQQVVPHYQSPQFQYEFPTLMGGPSAVISAAAAAASSKSKEGHYHHHQQHQHHQQQQQHHHHHHQQQHHHQQQQHQQQQQQHHHHHHQQQGRGDYREHQARHGHAQQQQHGGSDAGNYRGGSDDVGVGAGDLSELSLRPQNDPAAWLQQQEKAAKELASSLPGQGHQQQLNVNGPVAPGSAPGVPLPILSLMPSFMRSGAPLPNAAGVLGLGMGLGAPTMAAALAGATVVSSAVSSGVGGGVGGIELGGTPIPYQNGIGGGAGARSASPALLGGFRAAAAIPKRPAATATPPSAVGGASTPPQQLQANGPLRKDIKDKDFVVEPEVAQMQRPIIREEDLERLNAIAKDDSWTKQDDIDYTKKLTFSDDEEAHVTATDEKHRHRHGHGHGHDHGNNKHHLEQRKLSGSSAGGNGNGNNNSSNNNWQQQQRAKESSERENAESAAAEQQRQQNGHRGGNGAGGVAANSGGIALDAGVYERAKQRKEEEERREMERKQAAARKLQELEMKMNCKRAAEAAAAQQQQQQLSDVTNLAPALAAAAAAAQAAAAAAGAGAEPAALAACTANATPSEDEALAAAQRRPRGSNASIGSSGNIINPAGFAGSCNMNAVAAAAAAAGGEYGQKPVFMTHFQSNLPPRFQRQQQQQHQQQPRGPGGGGLEKSASASSAFEGGSTRYLQQKGANGGPISGGGNGNGNGGNGGARSISGVXARGGGGNGNSNAVIGGGSNAYGRNRHDSAREEQDYRNAQAAQAQSASQQQQQLPRSISENSQRKTSVSSGDDAGNGCGVGSIGGSSSWAEQTDAEQKHHHHRHREESISSTHSHDSSVQIKILQRPARQPSLSEEKPRGGGGAAAAADSMQPTQILRRSAEPMDNAKEKSELMAAAAAAAAASAGEESSKLSKEELLLLEKEKQLAAAAGKRPSPRGGARMGGGGGGANANPRHQPGSNYRGQEQRNNISDWSNRSGGEIESFAGRRYYGSGEEQSEHSEDVDEDCYSSSGGGGGGAGGANANPRHQPGSNYRGQQQRNNSSDWSNRSGGSKDSFAGRRYYGSGEEQSEHSEDVDEDCYSSSGGRGGGGGGGPAAKRNPKGKGKVGFSPRGEPSRRGRGGGLNPANSNAAPGYRRTTAATPAAAGAGGASGATAGGRAYGRLGYEEYQKHQRHSESEASSNAAAAPPSNPTAATSAAAAAAAAEAEKVKQQQLALSASLHTKDDMEHPSKEDALKEAAAAGLAGRAPPGLSENAVVGVSAAAAAAAAAATASPAPSVQAACSTSLSTLIIDAPVNTIIFENSTYKQQQQHQQQQQSAAALAVDHLSSALSQMSFGKDDEHQQQQQQQQQQQQQQDMKLGFSFADDAVTLKVDAASSQQQQQQQNNSTADLNMKIASVKKVWESTTPMSESAQPPTQHQQQQQQQHAQQQHAQQQQAAQQQHAQQQQHQQQVDDGSTHMTAASFVAAVAASQQQHSQQQQQHSQQQHGQQQMPHYVHLQHQQQQAPPPHHAAHHALSSPGPVYGSHGSPFDAGTLEQQFQQQQQQDDYPSPQQQQQHAQQQQAKAKQLHASLGMSPPPSHQQQQQQQQQQQQQHSQQQQLPFYQASPQFGIPTIPSPPSIVFNSSQLAPPQVPPPQVPGPTQAGSMYAPFHSLDHSSRSPAYSAAAPSAGSPVSLRITAARFQRPSGGAGPLLTAYAMQTPRPSYHGGNMPPPPTAPTPDMYSNLTSQFRLGGGGGGPFGQPPPQPSSQQLNNPNTAAAVAIISNNSSSMMSTGGSKQQQQNQQQPIGAIGSKSAGSNSGPGGPYAAAQQYMNLYAGPPQHPGQGGPPPGAHQLQSNSYYSNSAPGGPSGPPYFAGPPPQGGGNGGQSYGLSSGGGIYGGHQGGPPGSNGPQSQHSMGNFNTQFMNSQLLTAAGMGQFRGGGGAGGGGGGGNGGYMKSSQAQAHMQDSMGRQLKSPLSADMSLGLGNKVQSQPSPPHHKNYGGWDLQNQVLQQQQSQQQQRQAGNGNNMNSLGGRGAGAVGSGSGGSQVVGGSSVGSVGQSGGGGGGGQGRYPAPIQRPNNYPQHPQQQQQQQAAAAAAQRAQSMRQVTGGAGSAGNSNAPSGANNGGNGGPGGPGAGGGGSSPAAGSSQLNKPYYASNCAGAGAGANRGEWHAN, translated from the exons ATGAGTACACTGGGGGGAAGTAGGGGAGAGCGAAATGCCAAGCCCAAATTTACAGCGTTGGATATAAACCGCATGTACAAGAATAGTCGT GGCGAATCGAGTGAACCATCTGCCCAAAAGAATCAAGTGCCGCGTAAACATGGAATGCAAATATTGGGTAAAGTGCCCTCCGCTCGGCGCCCACCAGCCAATCTGCCATCCTTGAAGGCCGAGAcaaacagtagcagcaacagcaacaccagcagcagcagcactagcgccagcggcggcaacaacaacaccaacaac gcagcagcagaag GCAGCACACCAATTGCAGCAGCCGTTAATAGCAgccacagcggcagcaacaacaacagcagcagcagcagcagccataacgcatctgctgcagccgctagtagcaacaacactaataaatacaacagcaatagtCATATTAGCAGCGGCtccaacatcaacagcaacaagaactcaaaGCTAATTAATAATTCTGCTAGCAACAGCGTTGGCATTGGCAGCGCATCAGGAGCCTCTACAAATTCACCGAAAACATGGTCAGCAATAACTACAGGACACgagcgtgctgctgctggcaatcgCCAGtcgcaagcgcagcagcaggttGTGCCACATTATCAGAGTCCGCAGTTCCAATACGAGTTCCCCACACTCATGGGTGGACCATCTGCTGTGATATCAGCTGCGGCTGCCGCTGCGAGCAGCAAGTCCAAGGAGGGTCACTATCACCATcaccagcagcatcagcaccaccagcagcagcagcaacaccatcaccatcatcatcaacagcaacatcatcatcagcagcagcaacaccagcagcagcaacaacaacatcatcatcatcatcatcaacaacaggGACGTGGCGATTATCGAGAACATCAGGCCCGTCATGGACAtgcccagcaacagcagcacggCGGCAGCGATGCCGGCAATTACAGAGGTGGCAGCGACGACGTCGGCGTTGGCGCTGGCGATCTAAGCGAGCTGAGCCTGCGTCCACAGAACGATCCGGCTGcctggctgcagcagcaagagaaAGCAGCCAAGGAGTTGGCCTCCAGCCTACCGGGCCAGGGCcaccaacaacagctaaaTGTAAACGGGCCCGTCGCCCCTGGCTCTGCTCCCGGTGTGCCGTTGCCCATATTATCGCTAATGCCCTCATTCATGCGCAGCGGCGCACCACTGCCAAATGCAGCCGGCGTATTGGGATTGGGCATGGGTCTTGGTGCGCCCACCATGGCTGCCGCATTGGCCGGCGCTACTGTCGTCTCCTCTGCCGTCAGCTCTGGCGTCGGCGGCGGGGTCGGCGGCATAGAACTGGGCGGCACGCCCATACCCTATCAGAATGGCattggcggcggcgctggcgcACGCTCTGCCTCGCCAGCGTTGCTTGGCGGATTCCGAGCTGCGGCCGCCATACCCAAGCGaccagcagctacagcaacgcCACCCAGTGCTGTCGGAGGCGCCAGCACACCGCCACAACAACTGCAGGCCAACGGTCCGTTGCGTAAGGATATCAAGGACAAGGACTTTGTGGTCGAGCCAGAGGTGGCTCAAATGCAGCGTCCCATTATACGCGAAGAGGATCTGGAGCGCCTGAATGCCATAGCCAAGGACGATAGCTGGACAAAGCAGGACGATATTGATTACACCAAGAAGTTGACGTTCTCCGATGATGAGGAGGCGCATGTCACTGCCACAGATGAAAAGCACCGTCACCGtcacggacacggacacggtCACGAccatggcaacaacaagcatcACTTGGAGCAGCGCAAGCTGAGTGGTAGCTCAGccggcggcaacggcaatggtaacaataacagcagcaacaacaattggcaacagcagcagcgcgccaaAGAGAGCAGCGAGCGTGAGAATGCCGAGAGCGccgcagctgagcagcagcgtcaacagAATGGACATCGTGGCGGCAACGGCGCCGGTGGCGTCGCTGCCAACAGCGGTGGGATAGCGCTCGATGCTGGCGTCTATGAGCGGGCCAAGCAGCGcaaggaggaggaggagcgaCGCGAGATGGAgcgcaagcaagcagcagctagaaaGCTGCAAGagcttgaaatgaaaatgaactGCAAAAGGGCGGCagaggcggcggcagcgcagcagcagcagcagcagctaagcgaTGTCACAAACTTGGCACCAGccctagcagcagcagcagcagcagcacaagcagcagcagctgcagcgggaGCAGGAGCTGAGCCGGCAGCATTAGCAGCGTGCACAGCTAACGCCACGCCAAGCGAGGATGaagcgctggcagcagcgcagcgacgACCACGTGGCAGCAATGCCAGCAtaggcagcagcggcaacatcaTTAATCCAGCAGGATTCGCCGGCAGCTGCAACATGAACGCagtggctgcagctgccgctgcagctggcggAGAGTATGGACAGAAGCCCGTGTTTATGACTCACTTTCAGTCGAATTTACCGCCGCGCTTccaacgccagcaacagcagcagcaccagcagcaaccacGTGGCcccggcggcggcggcctaGAGAAGAGCGCCTCTGCCAGCAGCGCTTTCGAAGGCGGCAGCACACGTTATCTGCAGCAGAAGGGCGCCAATGGTGGACCCATCAGCGGaggtggcaatggcaacggtaacggcggcaacggcggcgcGCGCAGCATTTCTGGTGTCTAGGCgcgtggcggcggcggcaacggcaacagcaacgccgTCATCGGCGGTGGCAGCAACGCCTATGGACGCAACCGCCATGACAGCGCTAGGGAGGAGCAGGATTACCGCAATGCACAAGCGGCACAGGCGCAGTCTgcgtcacagcagcagcagcaacttccgCGTAGCATTTCTGAAAATTCACAGCGCAAAACCAGCGTCAGCTCTGGTGACGACGCTGGCAATGGCTGCGGCGTTGGCAGCATTGGCGGCTCCTCATCCTGGGCGGAGCAAACAGATGCAGAGCAaaagcatcatcatcatcgacaTCGCGAGGAGAGCATCTCATCTACGCATAGCCATGATTCGTCTGTACAGATCAAGATCCTGCAGCGTCCCGCTCGCCAGCCAAGTCTCAGCGAGGAGAAGCCACGTGgcggaggaggagcagcagcagcagcagactctATGCAGCCCACACAGATATTGCGCAGAAGCGCTGAACCCATGGACAATGCAAAGGAGAAGTCTGAAttgatggcagcagcagcggcggcggcggcggcgtcggcgggAGAAGAGTCGTCTAAACTGAGCaaggaggagctgctgctgctggagaaggagaagcagctggcagcagccGCCGGCAAGCGGCCAAGTCCACGAGGTGGTGCACGCATGGGCGGTGGTGGAGGAGGAGCTAATGCCAATCCACGACACCAACCTGGCAGCAACTATCGCGGACAGGAGCAGCGCAACAACATCAGCGATTGGAGTAATCGCAGCGGTGGCGAGATCGAGAGTTTCGCTGGACGTCGCTATTATGGCAGTGGCGAAGAGCAGTCTGAGCATTCGGAGGATGTGGATGAAGATTGCtatagcagcagcggcggagGAGGTGGCGGAGCCGGAGGAGCTAATGCCAATCCACGCCACCAACCTGGCAGCAACTATCgcggacagcagcagcgcaacaacagcagcgattGGAGTAATCGCAGCGGTGGCAGCAAAGACAGTTTCGCTGGACGTCGCTATTATGGCAGTGGCGAAGAGCAGTCTGAGCATTCAGAGGATGTGGATGAAGATTGCtatagcagcagcggcgggaGAGGAGGCGGAGGCGGAGGAGGCCCTGCGGCCAAACGCAAtcccaaaggcaaaggcaaagttgGCTTCTCGCCACGTGGTGAGCCTTCCAGACGCGGACGCGGTGGCGGCTTGAACCCAGCCAACAGTAATGCGGCGCCAGGATATCGTCGCACGACAGCTGcaactccagctgcagctggagctggcggtGCCAGCGGCGCCACTGCTGGAGGCCGTGCTTATGGCCGCTTAGGCTATGAGGAATACCAGAAGCACCAACGCCACTCTGAGTCGGaagccagcagcaacgctgctgctgctcctccttcAAATCCAACGGCAGCGACgtctgccgcagcagcagcagcggcggcagagGCGGAAAAGgtgaagcaacagcagcttgcgCTCAGCGCTAGTTTGCACACCAAGGATGACATGGAGCATCCAAGCAAGGAGGATGCACTCAAGGAAGCTGCTGCGGCAGGCCTTGCAGGCAGAGCGCCACCTGGTCTCAGCGAGAATGCAGTTGTTGGcgtctcagcagcagcagcagcggcggcggcggcagcgacagcCTCACCAGCGCCATCGGTGCAGGCAGCGTGCAGCACGTCGCTGAGCACTTTGATAATCGATGCGCCTGTGAATACCATAATCTTTGAAAACTCCAcctacaagcagcagcagcagcatcaacagcagcaacagtcagcagcagcacttgccgTCGACCATTTGTCCAGCGCCCTTTCCCAGATGAGCTTTGGCAAGGATGAtgagcatcagcagcaacagcagcagcagcaacaacagcagcagcagcaggatatGAAGTTGGGCTTCAGCTTTGCGGACGATGCAGTGACGCTTAAAGTGGACGCCGCCagcagtcaacagcagcagcagcaacaaaataattccACAGCGGATTTGAATATGAAAATAGCAAGCGTTAAAAAGGTGTGGGAGTCGACCACGCCCATGTCGGAATCAGCGCAGCCGCCTacgcagcaccagcagcagcagcagcaacagcacgcgcaacagcaacatgcccaacagcaacaggcggcg cagcagcaacatgcacagcagcagcaacatcagcagcaggtCGATGATGGCAGCACACACATGACCGCAGCCTcctttgttgctgccgtggccgcatcacagcagcaacactcgcagcagcaacaacaacactcgcaacagcaacatggacagcagcaaatgccGCACTATGTGCACttgcaacatcagcaacagcaggcgcCACCGCCGCATCACGCCGCACACCATGCGCTCTCCTCACCCGGACCCGTATACGGCAGTCACGGCTCACCCTTCGACGCCGGCACGCTGGAGCAGcaattccagcagcagcagcaacaggatgATTATCCCAgtccacagcaacagcagcaacatgcacaacagcaacaggccaaggccaagcagctgcatgcGAGCCTTGGCATGTCGCCACCACCAAgtcatcagcaacaacaacagcaacagcagcagcagcagcagcaacactcccagcagcaacagttgccgttCTATCAGGCCTCGCCACAGTTCGGCATTCCAACAATTCCCAGCCCGCCGTCGATAGTGTTCAACTCATCGCAGCTGGCGCCACCTCAGGTGCCGCCACCGCAGGTGCCCGGGCCCACACAGGCGGGCAGCATGTACGCTCCATTCCATTCGCTTGATCATTCGAGCCGTTCGCCCGCCTATTCAGCGGCCGCCCCCAGCGCGGGCTCACCAGTTTCCCTGCGTATTACTGCAGCCCGCTTCCAGCGGCCCAGCGGCGGCGCTGGC CCGCTCCTCACTGCGTACGCCATGCAGACCCCCCGCCCATCGTACCATGGCGGCAACATGCCGCCACCGCCCACAGCGCCCACGCCCGACATGTACTCCAATCTGACGTCACAGTTCCGacttggcggcggcggcggcggtccCTTCGGCCAGCCACCGCCACAGCCCAGCTCCCAGCAGCTGAACAATCCCAACACTGCCGCCGCAGTGGccatcatcagcaacaacagcagcagcatgatgTCCACGGGCGgctccaagcagcagcagcagaaccaACAGCAGCCCATTGGTGCCATTGGCTCCAAGTCGgccggcagcaacagcggacCCGGCGGACCCTATGCAGCTGCTCAGCAGTATATGAATCTGTATGCGGGCCCACCGCAGCATCCTGGCCAGGGCGGACCGCCGCCAGGAGCGCATCAGCTGCAGTCGAATAGCTACTACTCGAATTCAGCACCCGGCGGACCCAGCGGTCCGCCCTACTTTGCCGGACCGCCACCCCAGGGCGGCGGCAATGGTGGCCAGAGCTACGGCCtaagcagcggcggcggcatctACGGTGGCCATCAAGGCGGACCGCCTGGCTCGAACGGACCACAGTCGCAGCACTCCATGGGCAACTTTAATACACAATTTATGAACTCTCAGCTACTGACGGCCGCCGGCATGGGACAGTTCCGTGGCGGAggcggcgctggcggcggcggcggtggcggcaatGGTGGCTACATGAAGAGCAGCCAGGCCCAGGCGCACATGCAGGACTCG ATGGGTAGACAGCTAAAGAGTCCGCTCAGCGCCGACATGAGCCTAGGATTAGGCAATAAGGTGCAGTCGCAGCCAAGTCCGCCCCATCATAAGAACTACGGCGGA TGGGATCTACAGAATcaagtgctgcagcagcaacaatctcagcagcagcagcgccaagccggcaacggcaacaataTGAATTCATTGGGCGGCCGCGGAGCAGGTGCAGTTGGCAGCGGCTCGGGCGGATCCCAAGTAGTCGGCGGCAGCAGTGTTGGCAGCGTGGGACAGAGCggtggaggcggcggcggcggccaagGACGCTATCCGGCGCCCATACAGCGACCCAACAACTATCCACAGCatccccagcagcagcagcaacagcaagcggccgcagcagcagcgcagcgagcGCAGAGCATGCGTCAGGTGACGGGTGGCGCCGGCAGTGCCGGCAATAGCAATGCACCCAGTGGAGCCAATAATGGCGGCAACGGTGGCCCTGGCGGCCCTGGAGCTGGTGGCGGCGGCTCATCGCCTGCCGCGGGCTCCTCCCAGCTGAACAAGCCCTACTATGCGAGCAATTGCGCGGGCGCCGGCGCTGGCGCCAACCGCGGTGAGTGGCACGCCAATTGA